The region CTGCACACCACAGACGATATTTCAACCGATGCAGATGTAGTGGCAAACGTATCACTCAACGGCCACAAGCACACATGCCCGCATGGTGGCGACACAGGAGCACCGCATGACTAGCTTGCTGAAAACTATCAGTAACGAACTGTTTGCAAACGGGCGCGCCGCAGAAGGCATTCCTAAAGTTGCACGAGAGATTGCAGAACAAGCAGGCACCACGCTCGAGCACGAAGGACTTACACTTGTTACGCGCCAGATGGAACGCGAGCATTCAGCCCTTACGCGTGATCTTTACGAAGCAACAGGAAACGCAACAGCCGGCGGAACACCTGACCAAGTTGCAAACAGCTTTTTGCATGGACGGTTCGTAAAAATTCCCGTGGATGGCTGGAGCGTAGCAAACGACAATGGACTCCGTTCCAAGCTTGTAGATACCGCACTGGATGGCATAAAGGACAAGAAACCCGTGCCGCAGATTACTGAGAATATGCAACAGGTACACACAGAAACCGTTGCTATGCCAGCGCCACAAGTTGCGCCTGTAACAACGCAGCCCGTGCCTACGTCGCAAAGCATGACAACTACACAGGCCGTACCGCCGCAGAGTCCTATAGGATCTTTCGGGACAATCGCGTTTCAGGTTTCTCGCGAAAACACCATAACGCCGGAAAAGTTTAACGTGTCACGTCCTGCCCGTTTTGCAGAACACACCATTCTGCACGCTGCGCCCAAAGGCCAGCACCTTGGCATTGGCCTGCGTGACATTTCAATCACTATCAAGTTGATGCATCCATTCTGCAAAAAGCCAGCTGCACGCATAGCAGAGCTGGAAGCCATGCAGGAAAGTGAACAGGCATACCCGCTGGTATTAGGTGGGCGCAACTACGGCAATTACGCCCTGTTAAATCTTGATGTGACCGTGAACACGTTTGGATACGGCGGCGCGATTCAGTCCGCAGAAGTTCAACTGAAGCTGAAGGAATATTTTTAAATGTACACCGTAGATACCACCACCGAATGGCGCCAGCAGTATGGGGCAACGAGTATTACAGCAATTCTGCAAAATGTTCGGAACATACTTTCCACCACGCGCGGCACTGTACCGCTGGATAGAACCTTTGGTATTAGGCAAACGTTTTTAGATAAGCCGCAAGCAGAGGCCATGGCGCTGTTTACGGGCGAAGTAATCGCAGAGGTTGAGAAGCAGGAACCCCGTGTGCGTGTGCTGCGTGTTGAGTTTGCCCCTCGCACCAGTGAAGCCGCTGACGGGCGGCTGTACCCCGTTGTTACGCTTGAAATTAAGGAGGCAACATGAGTCTTCCCGCTCTTACATTTGTAGATAACGACCCTGCAAAGATTGAATCGCGCATGATTGCGAACTTCGAAGCGATTACAGGTACAAAACTTTACCCGGGTGCGCCTGAACGTCTGTTGTTGGAAAGTACAGCAATGGAGTTCGCGCTGATCCGCAGTGAGTTTGACCATAGCGCAAAGCAGAATTTAGCCACCTATGCAGAAGATGAGCACCTTGATCACGTAAGCGCGTTTGTTTCTACCAAGCGCCTCGATGCGGCGTATGCTTCAGGTCCTTTTGAATTTACGGCAGAAGCAGAACACACAGGCATTGTTGTTCCCAAGGGTTCGCAGATTACACCTGATGGCAAGCTTATGTTTGCCACAACTGAAGATGCAGGACTTGTTGCTGGCAAAACAACAGTAACGGTAAAAGCTGCATGTGAAACAGCCGGCAGCATTGCCAACGGCTTTGCAGCTGGACAGATCAATAAGCTTGTGAAGCCGATTGCGGGCATTGTTTCTGTACAAAACACCGCCACAAGCATGGGCGGTGCAAACGTGGAAAGTAACGACCACTTGCGAGAACGCGCCCTCAAAGCGCCGCGTGGGTTTAGTACAGCCGGCCCCGTTGGTGCGTATGGCTGGTGGGCCATGTCTGCACATCAGGAAGTTGCACACGCCGTTTCAGTCTCTCCGCAGCCGTGTGAAATTGAAGTGTATGTACTTATGGAAAAAGGCCGCATTCCCACCACTGAGGAGCTGGCACAGGTTGCCGCTGTTCTTTCTCCGGACAAAGTGCGCCCGCAAGGTGACAGAGTGCAGGTTCTCGCGCCCGCACAGATTGAATATACGCTAAATATTACATGGTATGCGCCATCTGTGCCGCAGCAAGCAGCACTTGCCGCAGAAGTTGAACACATTGTTGCAGAGTTCACCCAATGGCAGCGCCTGCGCCTTGGACGTGACATTAACCCTTCCGAACTAATTCACCGTTTACGCAGTGCCGGCGTTCAGAATGTGAATGTAGCTTTGCCAGCGTATGCCGCTGTTGCATCCACGCAAGTAGCAGTCTGCACCGAAACCACAATCAACTTTGGTGGAGTGCAAGCCTAATGACCACACTTACGGAACTTCATTTTGCAGATCTGCTTCCGGATTCCATCAAGGATGATGCAACCACCAAGGCGCTGGCAGAAGTAATTGATATAGAATTTTCGCTGCTGCTTGCCACAATGAATGTGCCGCAGTTCTTATTGCGTGTTGATGACATGGTGGAGCCGGAACTTTCCATACTAGCGCGTGAATTGTGCGCGCCGTTCTGGGAGCCGGCTTTCAGTGTGGAACGCAAACGCGAAGTCATTAAAAAGTCCCTTATCTGGAACATGACACGCGGCACCAGCTGGTGTGTACGTGATGCACTGGAAACGGTGTACGGCAACGCAACACTAGAGGAATGGCACGAAGACGGCGGCACACGCGGCACCTTTAAAGTGCGTGTGGATAACGATGATCCAGTAACAAAAGATTCATTCGGCAAACTCACACGCATACTGACCGAAACTAAACGACAGAGCCAGCACCTAGACGCGCTTGTCATACCCCGCAGTGCAGAAAGCAGCCTTGTTGTTGGCGGTATGTGTGAGGTTGCACAGCCTATTATCGGCGTAATGCAGCATCATGCATCCGGTAGCGGGCAATGCGGCAGTGTTGGTGTGGCGTTTTTTCTCCCAAGCATCTTGTGCAACTCTCAACTGTAAAAAGGAACACCCATGGCAACATTTATCAACGTCCGAACTACTGAGGTAGGACAGACGTTACTTGCACAAGTTCACGCAGGTAGCGAAGAATTGACCATTACCGGTATTGCATTTGGCAGTGGCGCATGGACAGACGAAGAATACGCCGAAAGAAACTTAACAGCGCTCAACAACGAAGTAATGCGCGTTGCCCCAAGTGGCGGTAGGCAGTCCGGCGGTGCAGCAGACATTACTTGTGTACTTACAAACGTAACGCTTGATGAAGGCTTTGCCCTTACTGAGCTGGGTGTGATTGCAGAAAAAAAAGACGGCTCTGAAGTGCTTTACATGGCAGATTGCGTGCCGCCTGTTAAATCTACATGGATCAGCGCTAAGGATGAATACCGCATTGAAATTCCCGTTACGCTGCGCATTAAGTGTTCCAGTAATTCTACGGTAGAGATCCGCGTTGAAAGCACTGTGCCTGTAACAAATGAAGACTTGGAAAACCACAACACAGCGCCGAACGCGCATCACGATATTCGCGAACTGTTGCGGACTCATACCCATACGTGGAGTGTTATTACCGGCAAGCCTTCTGTTTTTCCACCAGCTGGGCATACGCACACCCCTAATCAGGTAGGTTTAGGCAATTTACCTAACGCGAAAAGTGACAGCGTAACGTC is a window of Halodesulfovibrio aestuarii DSM 17919 = ATCC 29578 DNA encoding:
- a CDS encoding phage tail protein, whose translation is MTSLLKTISNELFANGRAAEGIPKVAREIAEQAGTTLEHEGLTLVTRQMEREHSALTRDLYEATGNATAGGTPDQVANSFLHGRFVKIPVDGWSVANDNGLRSKLVDTALDGIKDKKPVPQITENMQQVHTETVAMPAPQVAPVTTQPVPTSQSMTTTQAVPPQSPIGSFGTIAFQVSRENTITPEKFNVSRPARFAEHTILHAAPKGQHLGIGLRDISITIKLMHPFCKKPAARIAELEAMQESEQAYPLVLGGRNYGNYALLNLDVTVNTFGYGGAIQSAEVQLKLKEYF
- a CDS encoding phage tail protein I, producing MTTLTELHFADLLPDSIKDDATTKALAEVIDIEFSLLLATMNVPQFLLRVDDMVEPELSILARELCAPFWEPAFSVERKREVIKKSLIWNMTRGTSWCVRDALETVYGNATLEEWHEDGGTRGTFKVRVDNDDPVTKDSFGKLTRILTETKRQSQHLDALVIPRSAESSLVVGGMCEVAQPIIGVMQHHASGSGQCGSVGVAFFLPSILCNSQL
- a CDS encoding GPW/gp25 family protein, producing the protein MYTVDTTTEWRQQYGATSITAILQNVRNILSTTRGTVPLDRTFGIRQTFLDKPQAEAMALFTGEVIAEVEKQEPRVRVLRVEFAPRTSEAADGRLYPVVTLEIKEAT
- a CDS encoding baseplate assembly protein, producing MSLPALTFVDNDPAKIESRMIANFEAITGTKLYPGAPERLLLESTAMEFALIRSEFDHSAKQNLATYAEDEHLDHVSAFVSTKRLDAAYASGPFEFTAEAEHTGIVVPKGSQITPDGKLMFATTEDAGLVAGKTTVTVKAACETAGSIANGFAAGQINKLVKPIAGIVSVQNTATSMGGANVESNDHLRERALKAPRGFSTAGPVGAYGWWAMSAHQEVAHAVSVSPQPCEIEVYVLMEKGRIPTTEELAQVAAVLSPDKVRPQGDRVQVLAPAQIEYTLNITWYAPSVPQQAALAAEVEHIVAEFTQWQRLRLGRDINPSELIHRLRSAGVQNVNVALPAYAAVASTQVAVCTETTINFGGVQA